One window from the genome of Cyclobacterium amurskyense encodes:
- a CDS encoding TonB-dependent receptor, which produces MKHSILQTIALIFFGLTSIFAQKASIYGVVTTSDGQALEYVNVGILGLAKGVTTARNGGFEIKNIDPGEYTVFASFIGAKRQEKNIQLSPGDRLPILFSLEESASDLSEVIVTDIGMNRFYADSVFTVSKLPLTDLQNPQVYNSIPSRLLKEQVVSNMNEALKNATGVARLWESTGRGGDGAEFYSMRGFSVQPTMVNGMPSLNNGGLDPANVERIDVIKGPSGTLFGSSVISYGGLINITTKRPGNTFDGELGLITGSFGLNRLTADLNTPSNEVSSVRINMAYQNRNTFQDAGGRESFFIAPSFKFKASERLSFLINTEFLNSNAVNAPMIFFNRSNPLSFSGIDLFEKNYERSFTGHELGMKNSSYGLQAQALYQITQKWTSQTVVSRSSTRSDGYYHYLFDASDGDSFTRYISDRNGQSLTTDIQQNFIGNFDLANIHNKLVFGLDYYHSSLINGSTGWVGNGTVTLSDGKDTGILTQAGVDDLLKNSFEGNTTGDTRVMSAYVSDVAEVLPELSVMASLRVDNFKSETGNWSADGAKSQTALSPKFGFVFQPIQDKVSVFGNYMNGFVNVAPRSVADADGSNQRLKTFSPENANQVELGVKANLYENKVAATASVYNINVRNRVMTDPTNVNNSIQGGEVKSQGIEISIIANPIEGLNLVAGYSKNKSEVTKDYEENGYLGLRPEEAGPEQLINFWASYSFLTGELKGFGFGLGGNAASEYLTINRANIGSFALPAYQVFNASINYTGSQYFLALKVNNFTDQKYYSGWSTVTAQNPRNVSLSLNYRF; this is translated from the coding sequence ATGAAACATAGCATTCTACAAACTATAGCATTAATCTTCTTTGGGTTAACTTCAATCTTCGCCCAAAAAGCAAGTATTTACGGTGTAGTAACCACTTCAGATGGCCAGGCTTTAGAATATGTGAATGTTGGAATTCTTGGCTTGGCAAAAGGAGTAACTACTGCAAGGAACGGAGGTTTTGAAATAAAAAACATTGATCCGGGAGAATATACAGTTTTTGCCTCCTTTATTGGAGCCAAAAGGCAAGAAAAGAATATACAGCTTTCACCGGGCGATAGACTGCCTATCCTATTCAGCCTGGAAGAATCGGCTTCAGATCTGTCGGAGGTAATTGTTACAGATATCGGTATGAATCGATTTTATGCTGACAGTGTATTTACGGTTTCTAAATTACCCTTGACTGATCTACAAAACCCTCAGGTATATAATTCTATTCCTTCTCGTTTGCTTAAAGAACAAGTGGTATCCAATATGAATGAGGCTCTCAAAAATGCTACTGGAGTAGCACGGCTTTGGGAATCTACCGGAAGAGGTGGTGATGGAGCAGAATTTTATTCCATGCGTGGATTTTCGGTTCAACCTACTATGGTCAATGGAATGCCTAGCCTGAACAATGGAGGCTTGGACCCGGCCAATGTAGAAAGGATAGATGTTATAAAAGGGCCTTCCGGCACGCTATTTGGAAGTTCCGTGATCTCATATGGCGGTTTAATTAATATTACCACCAAGCGTCCCGGGAACACATTTGATGGTGAACTTGGCCTAATTACAGGAAGTTTTGGTTTGAATAGATTGACGGCTGATTTAAATACCCCATCAAATGAAGTTTCTTCTGTCAGGATTAATATGGCTTACCAAAACAGAAACACTTTTCAAGATGCTGGCGGTAGAGAATCATTTTTTATTGCACCATCCTTTAAGTTTAAAGCCAGCGAAAGACTTTCATTTTTGATCAATACAGAGTTTTTGAATAGCAATGCTGTAAATGCTCCGATGATTTTTTTTAACAGATCCAACCCTTTATCCTTTTCAGGAATAGATTTGTTTGAAAAAAATTATGAGCGTTCATTTACTGGCCATGAATTGGGAATGAAAAATTCCTCCTATGGATTACAAGCGCAAGCCCTTTATCAAATCACACAAAAATGGACTTCTCAAACTGTGGTTTCTCGAAGTTCCACTCGATCAGATGGTTATTACCACTATTTGTTTGATGCGAGTGATGGAGATAGTTTTACCAGATATATCTCCGATAGAAATGGACAAAGCCTAACAACAGATATTCAACAAAACTTCATTGGCAATTTTGACCTTGCTAATATTCATAATAAACTGGTTTTTGGTTTAGATTATTATCATTCTTCTTTAATCAATGGGAGTACTGGTTGGGTAGGTAATGGAACAGTTACGCTTTCCGACGGAAAAGATACAGGGATTTTGACCCAAGCGGGTGTGGATGATTTGTTAAAAAACTCTTTTGAAGGGAATACTACCGGCGATACTCGTGTTATGAGTGCTTACGTTTCTGATGTAGCGGAAGTCTTGCCTGAACTTTCTGTTATGGCTAGTCTAAGGGTTGATAATTTTAAAAGTGAGACAGGAAACTGGTCTGCAGATGGAGCCAAATCACAAACTGCACTCTCTCCCAAATTTGGATTTGTGTTCCAACCTATACAAGATAAAGTGTCGGTTTTTGGTAACTATATGAATGGTTTTGTGAATGTGGCACCTAGATCAGTTGCTGATGCTGATGGGAGTAACCAAAGGCTCAAAACATTTTCTCCAGAAAATGCCAATCAGGTTGAGTTGGGTGTGAAGGCAAATCTGTATGAAAACAAGGTAGCTGCCACCGCCAGCGTTTATAATATCAATGTTAGGAACAGGGTGATGACTGACCCAACGAATGTTAACAATAGCATACAAGGTGGGGAGGTTAAAAGTCAGGGCATCGAAATCAGTATAATAGCTAATCCCATAGAAGGCCTTAACCTTGTGGCTGGATACAGTAAAAACAAATCAGAGGTAACTAAAGATTACGAGGAAAATGGCTATTTAGGTCTTAGGCCTGAGGAAGCAGGACCTGAACAACTTATTAACTTTTGGGCCAGTTATTCCTTTTTAACCGGTGAGCTCAAAGGTTTTGGATTTGGACTTGGAGGCAATGCAGCCAGTGAGTACCTGACTATCAATAGGGCGAATATTGGCAGTTTTGCATTGCCGGCTTATCAGGTATTCAATGCCTCGATAAATTATACTGGCTCCCAGTACTTTTTGGCATTAAAGGTAAACAACTTCACTGATCAAAAATATTACTCAGGATGGTCTACTGTGACAGCCCAAAATCCAAGAAATGTTTCCCTAAGTTTAAACTATAGGTTTTAA
- a CDS encoding mechanosensitive ion channel family protein: MEFDNNTLSGIIENASPLVWVALISILKAVVVYFIGKWVIGLVMKAVNKIFKKSDLDESLTSFLKSFLSGLLHVLLILAVLATLGVEVTAFVAILGAAGLAVGLALQGSLANFAGGVLILLFKPFKIGDTVEAQGTLGSVEKIDILYTTIRQFDNKVVTVPNGNLANNNITNYSEKPTRRVEMAVGVAYGTDLKLTRKIILDTLKKDERIHADPAPAVYFTNFGDNSLDLSVRCWSDAGDLWPVFWDNMENIKESLEENNIEVPFPQRDVHHFFPEGNIELKNVEKK, translated from the coding sequence ATGGAATTTGATAACAATACTCTGAGCGGTATAATTGAAAATGCAAGCCCTTTAGTGTGGGTTGCATTAATTAGTATTTTGAAAGCCGTTGTCGTTTACTTTATTGGTAAATGGGTTATAGGTTTGGTGATGAAGGCAGTCAATAAAATTTTTAAGAAGTCTGATTTAGATGAGTCTCTGACTAGCTTTTTGAAAAGCTTTTTAAGTGGTCTACTTCATGTGTTATTAATACTTGCCGTGCTTGCAACCTTGGGAGTAGAGGTCACAGCATTTGTTGCAATTCTTGGTGCCGCAGGTTTGGCTGTAGGTTTAGCACTTCAGGGTTCCTTGGCTAATTTTGCCGGAGGAGTTTTAATTTTATTGTTCAAACCTTTTAAAATAGGCGATACGGTAGAGGCACAAGGCACACTTGGCTCTGTAGAAAAAATTGATATTCTCTATACTACCATCAGGCAATTTGACAATAAAGTAGTTACAGTTCCTAATGGAAACCTAGCGAATAATAACATTACAAATTATTCCGAAAAGCCTACAAGAAGAGTAGAAATGGCTGTTGGAGTAGCTTATGGAACAGATTTGAAGTTAACGAGAAAAATAATTCTTGACACCTTAAAGAAGGATGAAAGAATTCATGCGGACCCTGCTCCTGCGGTTTACTTTACTAATTTTGGTGACAATTCTTTAGATTTATCCGTGAGATGCTGGTCAGATGCTGGAGACCTATGGCCGGTTTTTTGGGACAATATGGAAAACATTAAAGAGTCTTTGGAAGAAAATAATATTGAAGTACCGTTTCCTCAACGAGATGTGCATCATTTCTTTCCCGAAGGTAATATTGAATTAAAAAATGTAGAAAAAAAATAA
- a CDS encoding methyltransferase domain-containing protein yields the protein MSKFSHRSEEKEIMDDLECNGWEVAQTLKELRTINRLLGGNNVTTSGLKIFIENLQAQSLTIADLGCGGGDMAVHIKKWAVKNGLDLHVIGIDANPNIIHLAKEKVKKENISIEFKEGNVFDSEYIKEPVDIQTCTLFTHHFTSAELVEILGNLKNKTRIGFVINDLHRNFFAYYSIKLLTYFFSRSRMVKNDAPLSVLRSFKKKDWEEILAASGIEKYKISWHWAFRWQVICWI from the coding sequence ATGAGTAAATTTTCGCACAGAAGTGAAGAAAAGGAAATAATGGATGACCTGGAGTGTAATGGCTGGGAAGTAGCTCAAACACTCAAGGAGCTGAGAACAATTAATAGACTATTAGGGGGGAATAATGTGACCACTTCTGGACTCAAAATATTTATTGAAAACCTACAAGCTCAATCGCTGACAATTGCAGACCTTGGTTGCGGTGGTGGTGATATGGCAGTTCATATTAAAAAATGGGCCGTAAAAAATGGACTTGACTTACATGTTATAGGTATAGATGCCAACCCCAATATAATACACTTAGCCAAAGAAAAAGTAAAAAAAGAAAACATTTCGATTGAATTCAAGGAGGGGAATGTTTTTGATTCAGAATATATTAAAGAACCCGTAGACATTCAAACTTGCACTTTATTTACGCATCATTTTACAAGTGCTGAATTGGTGGAAATCCTAGGCAACCTCAAAAATAAAACTAGGATAGGCTTTGTAATCAACGATTTGCACAGGAATTTTTTTGCCTATTATTCTATAAAATTGCTTACATATTTTTTTTCAAGATCTAGAATGGTTAAAAATGATGCCCCACTATCTGTACTAAGATCCTTTAAGAAAAAGGATTGGGAAGAGATATTGGCAGCATCAGGAATTGAGAAATATAAAATTTCATGGCATTGGGCCTTTAGATGGCAAGTTATTTGCTGGATTTGA
- a CDS encoding type III polyketide synthase — protein sequence MKSQIKSIGLASPGKPIQQEMICRFMQKAHSLDARESRKLSFVYRKSGIAQRYSVLKDFNYINPQDFEFFPKNESLEPFPDTLSRMDVFKRTAPILAIEAIKNCLAKSDVEAGQITHLVLISCTGMYAPGVEMDIINSMGLPNTVERYAIHFMGCYAAFNGIKLADRICKSDQSANVLVVGVELCTIHFQKEYNEDNILANALFGDGAAAVLVQAGDGRMQIEKYQSNIIPDGAADMAWSIGNFGFQMKLSKYVPSLLEKGIKRFAEGLEQKFSLSEINHFAIHPGGKQILSKIETAFGINEGQNGHAHEVLKNFGNMSSVTILYVLESVLNDSSIKGKVLAMGFGPGLTLESLLIEKP from the coding sequence ATGAAGAGCCAAATAAAGAGCATAGGGCTTGCTAGTCCAGGCAAACCCATACAACAGGAAATGATTTGCCGTTTTATGCAAAAAGCCCACAGTTTGGATGCTCGAGAAAGCCGAAAGTTGTCTTTTGTTTATAGAAAATCTGGAATAGCTCAAAGGTATAGTGTACTAAAAGACTTCAATTATATTAATCCTCAGGATTTCGAATTTTTTCCAAAAAATGAATCGCTAGAGCCTTTTCCTGATACTTTAAGTCGAATGGACGTTTTTAAAAGGACCGCTCCTATTCTGGCCATAGAAGCCATAAAAAATTGTTTAGCTAAAAGTGATGTGGAAGCAGGTCAAATTACGCACTTGGTTTTGATCTCTTGCACAGGAATGTATGCTCCAGGAGTTGAAATGGACATTATCAACAGCATGGGTTTGCCCAATACCGTAGAACGGTATGCCATTCATTTTATGGGTTGCTATGCTGCTTTCAATGGGATTAAGTTGGCAGATAGAATTTGTAAAAGTGACCAATCTGCCAATGTTCTGGTAGTTGGAGTGGAACTTTGTACCATTCATTTTCAGAAGGAATACAATGAGGACAATATTCTTGCCAATGCGCTTTTTGGGGATGGGGCTGCTGCCGTATTGGTTCAAGCTGGTGATGGCAGAATGCAAATTGAAAAATACCAATCCAATATCATTCCTGATGGAGCGGCTGATATGGCCTGGTCTATAGGGAATTTTGGCTTTCAAATGAAACTTAGCAAATACGTACCAAGCTTATTGGAGAAAGGAATCAAGCGCTTTGCCGAAGGGTTGGAACAAAAATTTTCACTTTCTGAAATTAATCATTTTGCCATACACCCTGGAGGGAAGCAGATTTTAAGCAAAATTGAAACTGCTTTCGGTATAAATGAAGGACAAAATGGCCATGCTCATGAAGTTTTGAAGAATTTTGGGAACATGTCTTCCGTTACCATACTTTATGTTTTGGAGTCGGTACTAAATGATTCATCCATAAAAGGAAAGGTATTGGCCATGGGTTTTGGTCCTGGGTTAACCTTAGAAAGTTTATTAATAGAAAAACCATGA
- a CDS encoding UbiA family prenyltransferase codes for MFKKSSWEHLRIPFSYYLMPVFWFALSSATEAKFANVLIVGIILHLFLYPSSNGYNSYFDKDEKSIGGLKNPKKVTIGLYYLSLVFFGIALLGALMINISFFVMVLLYGLVSMAYSHPSIRLKKYPYLSWLTAGFFQGAITFIMCVIGLLEGDLNNILNWDLLLPALFTTLLLLGSYPLTQVYQHEEDKKRGDITLSLKLGIMGTFNFASIWFIIAGGTFIWYFNHIGSAWAIWWFLGSMAPLVIFFFIWFSLVKKNPNKYANHSMAMTMNKISASTLNFFFIYYYLAQ; via the coding sequence ATGTTTAAGAAATCAAGCTGGGAACACCTTAGAATTCCTTTTTCGTATTACTTAATGCCTGTTTTTTGGTTTGCTCTTTCTTCTGCTACAGAAGCTAAGTTTGCAAATGTTTTAATAGTGGGAATTATCTTACACCTATTTCTTTATCCTTCAAGCAATGGTTACAATAGTTATTTTGACAAGGATGAAAAAAGTATAGGAGGGCTAAAAAATCCAAAAAAAGTTACCATAGGCCTTTATTATCTTTCTTTGGTCTTTTTCGGTATTGCCCTATTGGGTGCATTAATGATTAACATCTCTTTTTTTGTAATGGTGCTTTTGTACGGTCTTGTATCCATGGCTTATAGCCATCCCTCCATTCGCTTAAAGAAATATCCTTATCTAAGCTGGCTCACAGCAGGCTTTTTTCAAGGCGCAATTACCTTTATTATGTGTGTAATAGGCTTATTAGAAGGTGACTTAAACAATATATTAAATTGGGACCTATTATTGCCAGCCCTATTTACTACTTTACTTCTTTTAGGTTCTTATCCATTGACTCAAGTATACCAACATGAAGAGGACAAAAAGAGGGGAGACATTACTTTAAGTTTAAAACTTGGTATAATGGGCACTTTTAACTTTGCATCCATTTGGTTTATAATAGCAGGAGGAACTTTCATTTGGTATTTTAACCATATTGGTTCAGCATGGGCCATTTGGTGGTTTTTAGGAAGCATGGCTCCTTTGGTTATCTTCTTTTTTATCTGGTTTAGTCTAGTAAAAAAGAATCCGAATAAATATGCCAACCATTCTATGGCGATGACCATGAACAAGATTTCTGCCAGTACTTTAAACTTTTTCTTTATCTATTATTATTTGGCCCAATAA
- a CDS encoding ThuA domain-containing protein: protein MSNNSVIKGLCSLILAMFLLGACTSKPGEPKVLVFSKTDGFYHESIPDGVAAITELGKQNGFLVEATKNAEMFTEDVLKEYSAVVFLSTTGNVLNISQQAEFERYIQAGGGFVGIHAAADTEYDWNWYGKMVGGYFVDHPGINDSYPSVQQGELTVVDKSNSSTSFLPEKWTRTDEWYSYKNLNPEVNVLLTLDENSYQGGKDMGEHPIAWYHDYDGGRAFYTGGGHTRASYKEADFLKHILEGIKYAIGENKRLDYSNAKSKIVPDPDRFEKVTLALGKFKEPTEMAILPNLDILVSQRRGEILLYNGETSEVSKVAHLDVYWQTDVPKVNAEEGLMGIQVDPDFANNHWVYVFYSPSDESVNRLSRFKFEGGEWKMDTEQVILQFYSQRGICCHTGGSIAFDSNGLLYVSAGDNSTPFNQPNQKYTLKGYGPLDDRPGFEQYDAARSSGNTNDLRGKILRIKVNEDGSYSIPEGNLYPEGTDKTRPEIYVQGNRNPYRISVDKKTGFLYWGEVGPDAREDDFEVRGSRGYDEVNQAKKAGYFGWPFFVGNNYPYNDFDFNTGESGKPFDPAKPINKSRNNTGLTELPPAQPAFIYYPYVESEEFPEVGTGGRNAMAGPVYYSDLYPDGGGLPSYYDGKLFIYDWIRGWIKAVTMDENGDYLKMEPFMDDVRHNALIDLELGPDGKLYLLEYGKGWFSANDDAAISVINYNPGNRAPVIASITADKTSGSLPLEVKITASVKDPENDALSFVWDLGNGQTMDTKEPELTYTFKETGDYDVSVTATDTENKSTKSNTINIYAGNIAPSINVSFEGNGSFYFPNKKVSYKVTVNDPDDPSVGEDLSSLYLSADYIEGFDKAEAALGHQVMSEAMAGKSLMESLTCKSCHQIDGKSVGPGYTDVAKKYADSPEAVDKLINKIIKGGSGVWGETMMPANPTLKPGDARKIVAFVLSLNEMESQEPSLPASGQLDPLQGKKRVNNGVMLLNASFTDKGGANIKPLSTSTTVFLRNNNINLDELDETFGYNSEEINGQKTLSSPIGKGHLTLKNIDLTGLEGIDFKVSSKRAYDFGYQLEARSGSPEGTVIGQIVVRKDETEQTLEMRFNDNVKEEFQDLYIVSEALNDKETVNMNILSIEMIGK from the coding sequence ATGTCCAATAATAGTGTCATTAAGGGATTGTGTTCCCTTATTTTAGCAATGTTCCTATTAGGAGCTTGCACCAGTAAACCCGGAGAGCCTAAAGTGCTCGTTTTTTCAAAAACTGACGGATTTTATCATGAATCCATACCAGATGGAGTTGCTGCCATAACTGAACTAGGAAAGCAGAATGGCTTTTTGGTGGAAGCCACCAAAAATGCTGAAATGTTTACCGAAGATGTATTAAAAGAATACAGTGCAGTAGTATTTTTAAGTACTACAGGAAATGTATTAAACATTAGCCAACAAGCGGAATTTGAACGCTACATCCAAGCTGGCGGTGGATTTGTAGGCATTCATGCTGCTGCCGATACCGAATACGATTGGAATTGGTATGGCAAAATGGTAGGCGGTTATTTTGTTGACCATCCTGGAATAAACGACAGCTACCCAAGTGTACAACAAGGGGAATTGACCGTGGTCGATAAATCGAACAGTAGTACTTCTTTTCTTCCTGAAAAATGGACTAGAACCGATGAGTGGTACAGTTATAAGAACCTCAACCCAGAGGTCAATGTTTTATTAACCTTGGATGAAAACAGCTACCAAGGTGGAAAAGACATGGGAGAGCATCCTATAGCTTGGTACCATGACTATGATGGAGGCCGAGCTTTCTATACTGGAGGTGGTCATACCAGGGCTTCTTATAAAGAAGCAGACTTTTTGAAACATATTCTTGAAGGGATAAAGTATGCCATTGGAGAGAATAAAAGGTTAGACTATTCCAATGCCAAAAGCAAAATAGTCCCTGATCCTGATCGATTTGAAAAAGTAACCTTGGCATTAGGAAAGTTCAAAGAACCTACCGAAATGGCAATTTTACCAAACTTAGATATTTTGGTTTCTCAAAGAAGAGGTGAAATTTTACTTTACAATGGAGAGACCTCTGAAGTTAGCAAAGTCGCTCATTTAGACGTTTACTGGCAAACAGATGTGCCAAAAGTTAATGCTGAAGAAGGGTTAATGGGGATTCAGGTGGATCCAGATTTCGCCAATAACCATTGGGTTTACGTTTTTTATAGCCCAAGCGATGAGTCTGTAAACAGACTTTCCCGATTTAAATTCGAAGGTGGAGAGTGGAAAATGGACACTGAGCAGGTTATTCTTCAGTTTTATTCTCAAAGAGGAATTTGCTGTCATACTGGAGGTTCTATCGCTTTTGATAGCAATGGTTTATTGTATGTTTCAGCAGGAGACAATTCAACACCTTTCAACCAGCCCAACCAAAAATATACTTTAAAAGGATATGGACCTTTGGATGATCGTCCAGGCTTTGAGCAATATGATGCTGCCAGGTCTTCAGGTAATACCAATGATCTAAGAGGAAAAATCCTTAGAATAAAAGTAAATGAAGATGGATCCTACAGCATCCCTGAAGGAAACCTGTACCCTGAAGGCACGGATAAAACCAGGCCTGAAATTTATGTACAAGGTAACCGAAACCCATATAGAATATCTGTAGATAAGAAAACAGGCTTTTTGTATTGGGGAGAAGTAGGGCCTGATGCTCGAGAAGATGATTTTGAAGTCAGAGGTTCCAGAGGATATGATGAAGTTAACCAAGCAAAAAAAGCTGGCTATTTTGGATGGCCTTTCTTTGTGGGTAACAACTACCCGTACAATGATTTTGATTTCAATACTGGTGAAAGTGGGAAACCTTTTGATCCTGCCAAACCAATTAATAAGTCAAGAAACAATACAGGTTTGACGGAGTTGCCTCCAGCCCAACCAGCATTTATCTATTACCCTTATGTCGAATCAGAAGAGTTTCCTGAAGTAGGTACAGGCGGAAGAAATGCCATGGCAGGACCGGTCTATTACTCGGACCTATATCCTGATGGTGGTGGATTACCTTCCTACTACGATGGTAAATTGTTTATTTATGATTGGATAAGGGGCTGGATAAAAGCAGTGACCATGGACGAAAATGGTGACTACTTGAAAATGGAGCCTTTTATGGATGATGTAAGACACAATGCCCTTATCGATCTCGAATTAGGTCCTGATGGCAAGCTCTACCTTTTGGAATATGGAAAAGGTTGGTTCAGCGCCAATGACGATGCAGCCATCTCCGTAATCAATTATAACCCTGGTAACAGAGCACCAGTGATTGCCTCTATCACTGCAGACAAAACCTCAGGTAGCCTTCCATTGGAAGTGAAAATAACTGCTTCTGTAAAAGATCCTGAAAATGATGCGCTAAGCTTTGTATGGGACTTGGGAAATGGCCAAACAATGGATACCAAAGAACCGGAACTTACTTATACTTTTAAGGAAACAGGTGATTATGATGTCTCAGTAACAGCAACTGACACTGAAAACAAATCCACGAAAAGCAATACCATTAATATCTATGCGGGCAATATTGCACCTAGTATAAATGTAAGCTTCGAAGGAAATGGAAGCTTTTATTTCCCTAACAAAAAGGTAAGCTATAAGGTAACTGTCAATGATCCTGATGATCCATCAGTAGGAGAGGACCTTTCCAGTCTATACCTTTCTGCAGATTATATTGAAGGTTTTGACAAAGCTGAAGCAGCCTTAGGACACCAAGTCATGTCTGAAGCCATGGCAGGAAAAAGCTTGATGGAATCGCTCACCTGTAAAAGCTGTCACCAAATTGATGGAAAATCAGTTGGTCCTGGCTATACAGATGTTGCTAAAAAATATGCAGATTCTCCTGAAGCAGTGGACAAACTGATTAATAAAATCATAAAAGGAGGTTCAGGAGTATGGGGCGAAACAATGATGCCTGCAAACCCTACATTAAAACCTGGTGATGCTAGAAAAATTGTAGCCTTTGTACTTTCTTTAAATGAAATGGAAAGTCAAGAACCATCCTTGCCAGCCTCAGGTCAATTGGATCCGCTTCAAGGTAAAAAGAGGGTCAATAATGGAGTCATGCTTCTAAACGCTAGCTTTACAGACAAAGGTGGAGCCAATATCAAACCGCTTAGTACTTCTACCACTGTTTTTCTTAGGAATAACAATATTAACCTGGATGAACTTGATGAAACCTTCGGATATAATTCTGAGGAAATAAATGGTCAGAAGACCTTATCTTCTCCAATTGGTAAAGGCCATTTAACCTTGAAAAATATAGACCTAACAGGTTTGGAAGGCATAGATTTTAAGGTAAGTTCTAAACGTGCTTATGACTTTGGTTATCAATTGGAAGCCCGCTCAGGAAGTCCAGAAGGAACAGTAATCGGTCAGATAGTAGTTAGAAAAGACGAAACAGAGCAGACTCTTGAAATGAGATTTAACGACAATGTTAAAGAAGAGTTCCAGGACCTTTATATCGTATCAGAAGCATTGAATGATAAAGAAACAGTAAATATGAACATTTTATCCATTGAAATGATTGGTAAATAA
- a CDS encoding lycopene cyclase family protein, whose protein sequence is MELEYDYIIAGSGLAGLSLLHRLLLNKELRSKKILVIDKLKKEDNDKTWCFWEKGEGLFEPIVHHQWKTLQFFSPEVSKTFELKKYKYKMIHAGDFYSHILNHASAFKNVSFKTEAILDMEVNGGNAVLITDQGQYSGQYIFNSTGLFNPEMNTQNTLLQHFMGWYIKTDTPFFNPEIGTLMDFRLDQEHGTTFMYVLPTSAREALVEYTLFSESILDEENYQKALKAYIDKALKIKKYEIVHEEFGAIPMSLAKFSRSLNEGGRIINIGTAGGFTKASTGYTFQFVQKNVFEIVKQLKINQSPILGLNWKSSVYAWYDRTLLDVLLSKKVTGRDIFSSLFKGNDPEKILSFLDNDSTFWEEFKIRNSVPLLPFMFSGIRQLFSKNNVNPKG, encoded by the coding sequence ATGGAATTAGAATACGATTATATTATTGCAGGTTCTGGATTAGCCGGTTTAAGCTTGTTGCACAGGCTTTTGTTGAATAAAGAGCTGCGAAGCAAAAAGATTTTGGTCATTGATAAGCTGAAGAAGGAAGACAATGACAAAACCTGGTGCTTTTGGGAAAAGGGTGAAGGTCTTTTCGAACCAATTGTGCATCATCAATGGAAAACCTTACAGTTTTTTTCACCAGAAGTATCCAAAACCTTTGAGCTAAAAAAGTACAAGTATAAAATGATTCATGCCGGAGATTTTTATTCTCATATTCTGAATCATGCTTCTGCCTTTAAAAACGTTAGCTTCAAGACGGAGGCCATACTCGATATGGAAGTTAATGGAGGCAATGCGGTTCTTATCACGGATCAAGGTCAATATTCAGGCCAGTATATTTTTAATTCTACTGGTTTGTTTAATCCTGAAATGAATACCCAAAATACTTTATTACAGCATTTTATGGGTTGGTACATTAAAACGGATACTCCCTTTTTCAATCCGGAGATTGGCACATTGATGGATTTTAGATTGGATCAGGAACATGGGACTACCTTTATGTATGTATTGCCAACAAGTGCTAGGGAGGCATTGGTGGAATACACATTATTTAGCGAAAGTATTCTGGATGAAGAAAATTACCAAAAGGCACTAAAAGCATATATTGATAAGGCGTTAAAAATTAAGAAATACGAGATTGTACATGAGGAATTTGGGGCAATTCCCATGTCCTTGGCTAAATTTTCTCGCAGTTTAAATGAGGGTGGGCGAATCATTAATATTGGTACTGCAGGTGGCTTTACCAAAGCCAGCACAGGATATACTTTCCAGTTTGTGCAAAAGAATGTTTTTGAAATAGTTAAGCAACTGAAAATTAATCAGTCTCCTATACTTGGTCTTAATTGGAAAAGTAGTGTTTATGCCTGGTATGACCGTACTTTACTAGATGTTCTCCTTTCAAAAAAGGTGACTGGCAGAGATATCTTTTCCAGTTTATTTAAAGGCAATGACCCAGAGAAAATACTTTCCTTTCTTGACAACGACAGCACTTTTTGGGAAGAGTTTAAAATTAGAAATAGTGTTCCATTATTGCCTTTCATGTTTTCTGGAATCCGGCAGCTGTTTTCCAAGAACAATGTAAACCCAAAAGGTTGA